In Pseudomonas fluorescens, the following are encoded in one genomic region:
- a CDS encoding alpha/beta family hydrolase, with protein MDKGHKAGIDEDQWAQCVRDHGWLWNAAAGKAAATLILAHGAGAPMDSEWMSDMAARLAAQGVNVLRFEFPYMAQRRLDGGKRPPNPAPKLLECWREVYAQVRRHVTGPLAIGGKSMGGRMASLLADELGADGLVCLGYPFYAVGKPEKPRVEHLAGLKTRTLIVQGERDALGNREAVEGYALSPGIEVFWLVAGDHDLKPLKASGFSHEQHLAAAAGKVVSFLQ; from the coding sequence ATGGACAAAGGGCACAAGGCCGGTATTGACGAGGATCAATGGGCGCAGTGCGTGCGGGATCATGGATGGTTGTGGAATGCCGCCGCTGGCAAGGCTGCGGCGACGCTGATCCTCGCCCATGGCGCCGGTGCACCGATGGACAGCGAGTGGATGAGCGACATGGCTGCACGCCTCGCCGCGCAAGGCGTCAACGTGTTGCGCTTCGAGTTTCCCTACATGGCGCAGCGGCGCCTCGATGGCGGCAAGCGCCCGCCGAACCCGGCGCCGAAACTGCTGGAATGCTGGCGTGAGGTGTATGCCCAGGTGCGACGCCATGTCACTGGGCCGCTGGCCATCGGCGGCAAGTCCATGGGCGGGCGCATGGCCAGTTTGCTGGCCGATGAGTTGGGGGCGGATGGGCTGGTGTGCCTGGGGTATCCGTTTTATGCGGTGGGTAAACCGGAGAAACCGCGGGTTGAGCATTTGGCGGGGCTGAAGACACGGACCTTGATCGTGCAGGGTGAGCGCGATGCGTTGGGCAACCGGGAGGCGGTCGAGGGGTATGCGCTATCGCCGGGTATCGAGGTGTTCTGGCTGGTGGCGGGGGATCATGATCTGAAACCGTTGAAGGCTTCGGGGTTTAGCCATGAGCAGCATTTGGCGGCTGCGGCTGGGAAGGTGGTTTCATTTCTTCAGTGA
- a CDS encoding CPBP family intramembrane glutamic endopeptidase, which yields MIALPWMSLALLSFGYGLALTYGHLGWLSAISVFLLLVAGVAVRQREIPFVRYLGHGLFIVLALALATHWLPGFYNGRVIDPQRFTDNAASFAMHLNLDKPLIGFWLLLVCPWIVGRRSLRLSLYATALALTLSALLALGGALLLGVIAWAPKWPDQAWLWLLNNLLLVTLVEEALFRGYIQGGLSRYLKDRPYGEHLALLLASLVFGLAHIGAGWQWVLLATLAGVGYGLAYRFGGLGAAIASHFGLNLLHFGLFTYPMLAG from the coding sequence ATGATTGCCCTGCCATGGATGTCTCTGGCCCTGCTTTCCTTCGGCTACGGCCTGGCACTGACCTACGGCCATCTCGGCTGGCTCTCGGCAATCTCGGTGTTTTTGTTGCTGGTCGCGGGTGTCGCCGTCCGCCAACGCGAGATCCCTTTTGTCCGCTACCTCGGCCACGGCCTGTTCATCGTCCTGGCCCTGGCCCTGGCGACGCATTGGTTACCCGGCTTCTACAACGGTCGCGTTATCGATCCTCAGCGTTTCACCGACAACGCCGCGTCATTCGCCATGCACCTGAATCTGGACAAACCGCTGATCGGCTTCTGGCTGTTACTGGTGTGTCCGTGGATTGTCGGCCGCCGTTCACTTCGGCTATCGCTGTATGCCACCGCACTGGCACTGACCTTGAGCGCCCTGCTGGCGTTGGGCGGCGCACTGTTGCTCGGGGTCATCGCCTGGGCGCCGAAATGGCCGGATCAAGCCTGGTTGTGGTTGCTGAACAATCTGCTGCTGGTGACGCTGGTCGAGGAAGCGCTGTTCCGTGGCTACATCCAGGGCGGCCTGAGCCGGTACCTGAAAGACCGGCCCTACGGTGAACACCTCGCCCTGCTGCTGGCGTCATTGGTCTTCGGCCTGGCCCATATCGGCGCAGGATGGCAGTGGGTGTTGCTGGCGACGCTGGCCGGGGTCGGCTATGGCCTGGCCTACCGGTTCGGCGGGCTGGGCGCCGCCATCGCCAGCCACTTTGGCCTGAACCTGCTGCACTTCGGCCTGTTCACCTATCCGATGCTCGCCGGCTGA
- the tusA gene encoding sulfurtransferase TusA encodes MSEMLDTPVDGTLDATGLNCPEPVMMLHQHIRDLVPGGLLKVIATDPSTRRDIPKFCVFLDHELVAQHEEEGTYLYWIRKKSV; translated from the coding sequence ATGAGTGAAATGCTTGATACGCCGGTAGACGGCACCCTCGACGCCACCGGCCTCAACTGCCCCGAGCCGGTGATGATGCTGCACCAGCACATCCGTGACCTGGTGCCCGGCGGCCTGCTCAAGGTGATCGCCACGGACCCGTCGACCCGTCGCGACATTCCCAAGTTCTGCGTGTTTCTCGATCATGAACTGGTGGCGCAGCACGAAGAGGAGGGCACCTACCTCTACTGGATTCGCAAGAAGTCCGTTTAA
- a CDS encoding CcoQ/FixQ family Cbb3-type cytochrome c oxidase assembly chaperone, with translation MFELSTGMIRGLGTVVVFVAFVGMTLWVFNGKRGPEFAEARLLPFADEPQPDITEESATRSTRP, from the coding sequence ATGTTTGAATTGAGCACTGGAATGATCCGTGGCCTTGGCACCGTCGTCGTATTCGTGGCCTTCGTCGGCATGACGCTGTGGGTGTTCAACGGCAAGCGCGGCCCGGAATTCGCCGAAGCGCGCCTGCTGCCGTTCGCCGACGAACCACAACCCGACATCACTGAAGAATCAGCAACAAGGAGTACCCGGCCATGA
- a CDS encoding PAS domain-containing methyl-accepting chemotaxis protein: protein MRNNQPITQRERTFPAQQRLISTTDAKGMITYCNDAFVEISGFPREELIRAPHNLVRHPDVPAAVFAHMWDTLKQGLPWMGIVKNRCKTGDHYWVNAYVTPIFEGNQVIGYESVRVKPSAEQIRRAEALYQRINQGKSAVPSSDKWLPILQDWLPFILVSQLSFMIGASLNSHWGFALAAGLSVPLGLMGLQWQQRGLKRLLRLAEQTTSDPLIAQMYTDSRGAQARLEMSILSQEARLKTCLTRLQDTAEHLTDQARQSDALAHNSSSGLERQRVETEQVATAVNQMAATTQEVASHVQRTADATQEANRLTGRGRDIAGETREAIQRLSVVVGETGVTVTQLAKDSNEIGGVVDVIKGIADQTNLLALNAAIEAARAGEMGRGFAVVADEVRQLAQRTSESTGQIHALIAKLQQTAGTAVQTMEAGHRQAEEGVARVLEADQALVGISEAVANITDMTTQIAAATEEQSAVAEEISRNISNISQLADQTAEQAQNSALLSEELTRTANTQYSLVERFNR from the coding sequence ATGCGTAACAACCAGCCTATTACACAACGCGAGCGGACCTTCCCGGCTCAGCAACGGTTGATTTCCACCACCGATGCCAAGGGCATGATCACCTACTGTAACGACGCTTTCGTCGAGATCAGCGGGTTTCCCCGAGAGGAACTGATCCGTGCACCGCACAACCTGGTCCGTCACCCCGACGTCCCGGCCGCGGTGTTCGCACACATGTGGGACACGCTGAAACAAGGCTTGCCATGGATGGGCATTGTCAAGAATCGCTGCAAGACCGGTGATCATTACTGGGTGAACGCCTATGTGACACCGATCTTCGAAGGCAATCAGGTGATCGGTTACGAGTCGGTGCGGGTCAAGCCCAGCGCCGAACAGATCCGCCGCGCCGAAGCGCTCTACCAACGCATCAACCAGGGCAAGTCGGCCGTTCCCTCCTCGGATAAATGGTTGCCGATCCTGCAGGACTGGCTGCCGTTCATCCTGGTCAGCCAATTGAGCTTCATGATCGGTGCATCGCTGAACTCCCATTGGGGGTTTGCCCTGGCTGCCGGTCTTTCGGTGCCGCTGGGCCTGATGGGTCTCCAGTGGCAACAGCGTGGCCTCAAGCGTTTGCTGCGCCTGGCCGAGCAGACCACCTCCGATCCGTTGATCGCACAGATGTACACCGACAGTCGCGGCGCCCAGGCGCGTCTGGAAATGTCCATCCTCAGTCAGGAAGCACGCCTGAAAACCTGCCTGACGCGTCTGCAGGACACGGCCGAACACCTGACCGATCAGGCCAGACAGTCCGATGCCCTGGCGCACAACAGCTCCAGCGGCCTGGAACGTCAACGGGTCGAGACCGAACAGGTGGCCACCGCGGTCAACCAGATGGCCGCGACCACCCAGGAAGTCGCCAGCCACGTGCAACGCACCGCCGACGCTACCCAGGAAGCCAATCGCCTGACCGGTCGTGGTCGTGACATCGCCGGGGAAACCCGCGAAGCCATCCAGCGCCTGTCGGTGGTGGTCGGTGAAACCGGCGTGACGGTGACCCAACTGGCCAAGGACAGCAACGAAATCGGTGGTGTGGTCGACGTGATCAAAGGCATCGCCGACCAGACCAACCTGCTGGCGCTGAACGCCGCCATCGAAGCAGCCCGCGCCGGTGAGATGGGGCGTGGTTTTGCGGTGGTGGCCGACGAAGTCCGTCAGCTGGCGCAACGCACCAGCGAGTCCACCGGGCAGATTCATGCGCTGATCGCCAAGCTCCAGCAAACCGCCGGCACCGCCGTGCAAACCATGGAAGCCGGACATCGTCAGGCGGAAGAAGGCGTGGCGCGGGTACTGGAAGCGGACCAGGCACTGGTAGGGATCAGCGAAGCGGTGGCCAACATCACCGACATGACCACCCAGATCGCCGCCGCGACCGAAGAGCAAAGTGCCGTGGCCGAAGAAATCAGCCGCAACATCAGCAACATCTCGCAACTGGCGGACCAGACCGCGGAACAGGCGCAGAACTCGGCGTTGCTGAGTGAAGAGCTGACCAGGACTGCCAATACCCAGTATTCGTTGGTGGAGCGGTTTAACCGCTGA
- the rlmM gene encoding 23S rRNA (cytidine(2498)-2'-O)-methyltransferase RlmM, translated as MNTLFMHCRPGFEGEVCSEISDLAARLNVAGYAKAKAATACAEFVCTEEDGAERLMRGQRFAELIFPRQWARGIFIDLPETDRISVILAHMADFPLCGSLWLEMVDTNDGKELSNFCKKFEVHLRKALMAAGKLVEDAQKPRLLLTFKSGREVFMGLAESNNSAMWPMGIPRLKFPREAPSRSTLKLEEAWHHFIPRDQWDERLHGDMTGVDLGAAPGGWTWQLVNRGMLVTAIDNGPMAESLMDTGLVQHLMADGFTFKPKQPVDWMVCDIVEKPARNAAMLEEWIGDGHCREAVVNLKLPMKQRYAEVKRLLERIADGFKARGIKVEIGCKQLYHDREEVTCHLRRMDVKKPKSR; from the coding sequence ATGAACACCCTCTTTATGCATTGCCGGCCGGGCTTCGAAGGCGAAGTCTGTTCCGAGATTTCCGACCTCGCCGCGCGCTTGAACGTGGCCGGTTATGCCAAGGCCAAGGCGGCAACTGCCTGTGCCGAGTTTGTCTGCACCGAAGAAGACGGCGCCGAGCGCCTGATGCGCGGGCAGCGTTTTGCCGAGCTGATCTTCCCGCGCCAGTGGGCCCGGGGGATCTTCATCGATCTGCCGGAAACCGACCGCATCAGCGTGATCCTCGCGCATATGGCGGACTTTCCGCTGTGCGGCAGCCTGTGGCTGGAAATGGTCGACACCAATGACGGCAAGGAACTGTCGAACTTCTGCAAGAAATTCGAAGTGCATCTGCGCAAGGCGTTGATGGCGGCCGGCAAACTGGTGGAAGATGCCCAAAAGCCGCGTTTGCTGCTGACCTTCAAGAGCGGCCGCGAAGTGTTCATGGGCCTGGCGGAGTCGAACAACTCGGCGATGTGGCCGATGGGCATTCCGCGATTGAAGTTCCCCCGCGAGGCGCCGAGCCGCTCGACCCTCAAACTGGAAGAGGCCTGGCACCACTTCATCCCGCGCGACCAGTGGGACGAGCGCCTGCACGGCGACATGACCGGCGTTGACCTGGGGGCCGCCCCCGGTGGCTGGACCTGGCAACTGGTCAACCGTGGCATGCTGGTCACGGCCATCGACAACGGCCCGATGGCCGAAAGCCTGATGGACACCGGTCTGGTGCAACATCTGATGGCCGACGGTTTCACCTTCAAGCCCAAGCAACCGGTGGACTGGATGGTCTGCGACATCGTCGAGAAGCCGGCGCGCAACGCCGCGATGCTGGAAGAGTGGATCGGCGACGGCCATTGCCGTGAGGCGGTGGTCAACCTCAAGCTGCCGATGAAACAGCGTTATGCCGAAGTGAAGCGCTTGCTCGAGCGTATTGCCGATGGCTTCAAGGCCCGGGGCATCAAGGTCGAGATCGGCTGCAAGCAGCTGTACCACGACCGCGAGGAAGTGACCTGTCATTTGCGTCGGATGGATGTGAAGAAGCCGAAATCCCGCTGA
- the ccoN gene encoding cytochrome-c oxidase, cbb3-type subunit I, translating into MNTSISTAYNYKVVRQFAIMTVVWGIVGMGLGVFLAAQLVWPELNFNLPWTSFGRLRPLHTNAVIFAFGGCALFASSFYSVQRTCQTQLFAPKIAAFCFWGWQLVILLAAISLPLGYTSSKEYAELEWPIDILITIVWVAYAIVFFGTIMQRKTKHIYVGNWFFGAFIVTVAILHIVNNMELPVSFTKSYSLYSGATDAMVQWWYGHNAVGFFLTAGFLGMMYYFVPKQAERPVYSYRLSIVHFWALITLYIWAGPHHLHYTALPDWAQSLGMVMSLVLLAPSWGGMINGMMTLSGAWHKLRSDPILRFLVVSLAFYGMSTFEGPMMAIKTVNALSHYTDWTIGHVHAGALGWVAMISIGALYHMIPKVFGREQMHSIGLINAHFWLATIGTVLYIASMWVNGIAQGLMWRAVNEDGTLTYSFVETLVASHPGFVVRLVGGAIFLSGMFLMAYNTWRTVRASQPAEAAAAAQMA; encoded by the coding sequence ATGAACACTTCTATCAGTACCGCCTACAACTACAAGGTGGTCCGCCAATTCGCCATTATGACGGTGGTGTGGGGCATCGTCGGTATGGGGCTCGGGGTTTTTCTCGCTGCCCAGTTGGTCTGGCCCGAACTCAACTTCAATTTGCCGTGGACCAGCTTCGGCCGCTTGCGCCCGCTGCACACCAACGCGGTGATCTTCGCCTTTGGTGGCTGCGCGCTGTTCGCCAGTTCGTTTTATTCAGTACAACGTACCTGCCAGACTCAGCTGTTCGCACCGAAAATCGCCGCGTTCTGTTTCTGGGGCTGGCAGCTTGTGATTCTGCTCGCGGCCATCAGCCTGCCGCTGGGCTACACCAGTTCCAAGGAATACGCCGAGCTGGAATGGCCGATCGACATCCTGATCACCATCGTCTGGGTCGCCTACGCCATCGTGTTCTTCGGCACGATCATGCAGCGCAAGACCAAGCACATCTATGTCGGCAACTGGTTCTTCGGTGCGTTCATCGTCACCGTGGCGATCCTGCACATCGTCAACAACATGGAATTGCCGGTCAGCTTCACCAAGTCCTACTCGCTGTACTCCGGCGCCACCGACGCGATGGTGCAATGGTGGTACGGGCACAACGCCGTAGGCTTTTTCCTCACCGCAGGTTTCCTCGGGATGATGTATTACTTCGTGCCGAAACAGGCCGAGCGCCCGGTTTACTCCTATCGCTTGTCGATCGTGCACTTCTGGGCACTGATCACCCTGTACATATGGGCTGGCCCGCACCACTTGCACTACACCGCGCTGCCGGACTGGGCGCAGTCGCTGGGCATGGTGATGTCGCTGGTCCTGCTGGCACCGAGCTGGGGCGGGATGATCAACGGCATGATGACCCTGTCGGGCGCCTGGCATAAGTTGCGCAGCGACCCGATCCTGCGTTTCCTCGTGGTGTCGCTGGCGTTCTACGGCATGTCGACCTTCGAAGGGCCGATGATGGCGATCAAGACAGTCAACGCCCTCTCCCACTACACCGACTGGACCATCGGCCACGTACACGCAGGTGCCTTGGGTTGGGTGGCGATGATTTCCATCGGCGCGCTGTACCACATGATCCCGAAAGTCTTCGGCCGCGAGCAGATGCACAGCATCGGCCTGATCAACGCGCACTTCTGGCTCGCCACCATCGGCACCGTGCTGTACATCGCCTCGATGTGGGTCAACGGCATCGCCCAGGGCCTGATGTGGCGTGCGGTGAACGAGGACGGCACGCTGACTTACTCCTTCGTCGAAACCCTGGTGGCCAGCCACCCTGGCTTCGTCGTGCGGCTGGTGGGTGGCGCGATCTTCCTCAGCGGCATGTTCCTGATGGCCTACAACACCTGGCGCACCGTGCGGGCCTCGCAGCCTGCCGAAGCCGCCGCTGCCGCGCAGATGGCCTGA
- the ccoO gene encoding cytochrome-c oxidase, cbb3-type subunit II: MKHETIEKNVGLLLLLMILAVSIGGLTQIVPLFFQDVTNKPVEGMKPYTALQLEGRDIYIREGCVGCHSQMIRPFRAETERYGHYSVAGESVWDHPFLWGSKRTGPDLARVGARYSDDWHRAHLYNPRNVVPESKMPAYPWLVANQVDSSHTETKIKAMRTLGVPYTDEDITGAVASLKGKSEMDALVAYLQVLGTAIKSKR; this comes from the coding sequence ATGAAACACGAAACTATCGAGAAAAACGTCGGCCTGTTGCTGCTGCTGATGATCCTGGCCGTGAGCATCGGCGGCTTGACCCAGATCGTCCCGCTGTTCTTCCAGGACGTGACCAACAAACCGGTGGAAGGCATGAAGCCCTACACCGCGCTGCAACTGGAAGGTCGCGACATCTATATCCGCGAAGGCTGCGTCGGCTGTCACTCGCAGATGATCCGTCCGTTCCGCGCCGAGACCGAACGCTACGGGCACTACTCAGTGGCCGGCGAAAGCGTCTGGGATCATCCGTTCCTGTGGGGCTCGAAACGTACCGGGCCGGATCTGGCCCGTGTCGGCGCGCGCTACTCGGATGACTGGCACCGCGCGCACTTGTACAACCCGCGCAACGTCGTGCCGGAGTCGAAGATGCCGGCCTATCCATGGCTGGTGGCCAACCAGGTCGACAGCAGTCATACCGAAACCAAGATCAAGGCCATGCGCACCCTGGGCGTGCCGTACACCGACGAGGACATCACCGGCGCCGTCGCTTCGCTCAAGGGCAAGAGCGAAATGGATGCACTGGTCGCCTACCTGCAAGTGCTCGGCACTGCGATCAAGAGCAAGAGGTGA
- the acnA gene encoding aconitate hydratase AcnA, whose product MPSVNSLNTLKTLQVGSKTYHYFSLPEAAKSLGDLDKLPMSLKVLLENLLRWEDEKTVTGADLKALAAWLKERRSDREIQYRPARVLMQDFTGVPAVVDLAAMRAAMAKAGGNPQRINPLSPVDLVIDHSVMVDKFASSSAFEQNVDIEMQRNGERYAFLRWGQSAFDNFSVVPPGTGICHQVNLEYLGRTVWTKDEDGRTYAFPDTLVGTDSHTTMINGLGVLGWGVGGIEAEAAMLGQPVSMLIPEVIGFKLTGKLKEGITATDLVLTVTQMLRKKGVVGKFVEFYGDGLADLPLADRATIANMAPEYGATCGFFPVDDITLEYLRLSGRPLETVQLVEAYSKAQGLWRLPGQEPAFTDTLALDMGRVEASLAGPKRPQDRVSLPNVAQAFSDFVDLQFKPTSKEEGRLESEGGGGVAVGNADLAGEADYDYEGQTYRLKNGAVVIAAITSCTNTSNPSVMMAAGLVAKKAVEKGLKRKPWVKSSLAPGSKVVTDYYKAAGLTRYLDELGFALVGYGCTTCIGNSGPLPEPIEKAIQQADLTVASVLSGNRNFEGRVHPLVKTNWLASPPLVVAYALAGTVRTDLSREPLGDDKDGKPVYLRDIWPSSKEIADAVSQVNTAMFHKEYAEVFAGDAQWQAIEVPQAATYVWQSDSTYIQHPPFFDDIGGPPPVVKDVNGARILALLGDSVTTDHISPAGNIKVDSPAGQYLRDKGVEPRDFNSYGSRRGNHEVMMRGTFANIRIRNEMLGGEEGGNTRYLPTGEKMSIYDAAMRYQASGTPLVVFAGQEYGTGSSRDWAAKGTNLLGVKAVIAESFERIHRSNLVGMGVLPLQFKLDQNRKSLNLNGSETLDIFGLTGVELTPRMNLTLAITREDGSSEKIEVLCRIDTLNEVEYFKSGGILHYVLRQLIAS is encoded by the coding sequence ATGCCCTCCGTTAATAGTCTGAACACCCTTAAAACCCTGCAAGTCGGTAGCAAGACCTACCACTATTTCAGCCTGCCCGAGGCCGCCAAAAGCCTGGGCGATCTGGACAAGCTGCCGATGTCGTTGAAAGTCCTGCTGGAAAACCTGCTGCGCTGGGAGGACGAAAAAACCGTCACCGGCGCCGACCTCAAGGCACTGGCCGCGTGGCTCAAGGAGCGTCGTTCCGACCGCGAAATCCAGTACCGCCCGGCGCGGGTGCTGATGCAGGACTTCACCGGCGTACCGGCGGTGGTCGACCTGGCCGCCATGCGCGCGGCGATGGCCAAGGCCGGCGGCAATCCGCAGCGGATCAACCCGCTGTCGCCGGTGGACCTGGTGATCGACCATTCGGTGATGGTCGACAAGTTCGCCAGCAGCAGCGCCTTCGAGCAGAACGTCGACATTGAAATGCAGCGCAATGGCGAGCGTTATGCGTTCCTGCGCTGGGGCCAGAGTGCCTTCGACAATTTCAGCGTGGTGCCACCGGGCACCGGCATCTGCCACCAGGTGAATCTTGAATACCTCGGCCGCACGGTCTGGACCAAGGACGAAGACGGCCGCACCTACGCCTTCCCCGACACCCTGGTGGGCACCGATTCCCACACCACCATGATCAACGGCCTCGGCGTGCTTGGCTGGGGCGTCGGCGGTATCGAGGCGGAAGCGGCGATGCTCGGGCAACCGGTGTCGATGCTGATTCCCGAAGTCATCGGTTTCAAACTCACCGGCAAGCTCAAGGAAGGCATCACCGCCACCGACCTGGTGCTGACCGTGACCCAGATGCTGCGCAAGAAAGGCGTGGTGGGCAAATTCGTCGAATTCTACGGCGATGGCCTAGCCGACCTGCCCCTGGCCGACCGCGCGACCATCGCCAACATGGCCCCGGAATACGGCGCCACCTGCGGTTTCTTCCCGGTGGACGACATCACGCTGGAGTACCTGCGCCTGTCCGGCCGCCCCCTGGAAACGGTGCAACTGGTCGAGGCCTACAGCAAGGCCCAGGGCCTGTGGCGCCTGCCCGGCCAGGAACCGGCGTTCACCGACACCCTGGCGCTGGACATGGGCCGCGTCGAAGCCAGCCTCGCGGGGCCGAAACGCCCGCAGGACAGGGTATCGCTGCCGAATGTCGCCCAAGCCTTCAGCGACTTCGTCGACCTGCAATTCAAACCCACCAGCAAGGAAGAAGGCCGCCTGGAAAGCGAAGGCGGTGGCGGCGTCGCCGTTGGCAACGCCGATCTGGCCGGCGAAGCGGATTACGACTACGAAGGCCAGACCTATCGGCTGAAAAACGGCGCCGTGGTCATCGCCGCGATCACCTCCTGCACCAACACTTCCAACCCGAGCGTGATGATGGCGGCCGGGCTGGTGGCGAAGAAGGCCGTGGAAAAAGGCCTGAAACGCAAACCCTGGGTGAAGAGTTCGCTGGCCCCCGGCTCGAAAGTGGTCACCGACTACTATAAGGCGGCCGGCCTGACCCGTTACCTCGATGAATTGGGCTTCGCCCTGGTCGGCTATGGCTGCACCACCTGCATCGGCAATTCCGGGCCGCTGCCGGAGCCCATCGAGAAAGCCATCCAGCAAGCCGACCTCACCGTGGCCTCCGTGCTCTCGGGCAATCGCAACTTCGAAGGCCGGGTGCATCCGCTGGTGAAAACCAACTGGCTGGCCTCCCCGCCACTGGTGGTCGCCTACGCGCTGGCCGGCACAGTGCGCACCGACCTCAGCCGCGAGCCGTTGGGCGATGACAAGGACGGCAAACCGGTTTACCTGCGGGACATCTGGCCAAGCAGCAAAGAAATTGCCGACGCCGTGAGTCAGGTCAACACCGCCATGTTCCACAAGGAATACGCCGAAGTGTTTGCCGGAGACGCGCAATGGCAGGCGATTGAAGTACCGCAGGCGGCGACCTATGTCTGGCAGTCCGACTCGACTTATATCCAGCACCCACCATTCTTCGACGACATCGGCGGCCCGCCGCCAGTGGTCAAGGATGTCAATGGCGCCAGGATCCTCGCACTGCTCGGCGACTCGGTGACCACCGACCACATCTCCCCGGCCGGCAACATCAAGGTCGACAGCCCTGCAGGGCAATACCTGCGCGACAAAGGCGTGGAACCGAGGGATTTCAACTCCTACGGTTCGCGGCGCGGCAACCATGAAGTGATGATGCGCGGCACCTTCGCCAACATTCGCATACGCAACGAAATGCTTGGCGGCGAAGAAGGCGGCAACACCCGCTACCTTCCCACCGGGGAAAAAATGTCGATCTACGACGCCGCCATGCGCTATCAGGCTTCAGGCACGCCGCTGGTGGTGTTCGCCGGCCAGGAATACGGCACCGGTTCGAGTCGCGACTGGGCGGCCAAAGGCACCAATCTGCTGGGGGTGAAAGCGGTCATCGCCGAAAGCTTCGAACGGATTCACCGCTCCAACCTGGTGGGCATGGGCGTGCTGCCGCTGCAGTTCAAGCTGGATCAGAACCGCAAGAGCCTGAACCTCAATGGCAGCGAAACCCTGGACATCTTCGGCTTGACCGGCGTCGAGCTGACGCCACGGATGAACCTGACACTGGCCATCACCCGCGAAGACGGCAGCAGCGAGAAGATCGAGGTGTTGTGCCGCATCGATACACTCAATGAGGTGGAGTACTTCAAGTCCGGAGGGATTCTGCATTACGTGTTGCGGCAGTTGATCGCTTCGTAA